A region of the Paracoccus pantotrophus genome:
CATGAGGCCGAGATCGTCTTCATCGACGAGGTGGCGCGCATCTTCGGCCTGCCCGCCGCGCAGGTGGCGGCGATCCGCGCCCGCCACGACCGCCGGCAGGGCTGCCCCTCATGCGAGGTTCTGGGCGTGACCCCCGACACGCCCTTGCCCGAGGTGCGCCGGCGCTGGCGCGAACTGGTGCGCGAAAGCCATCCCGACCGCGCCCTGGCCCGCGGCCTGCCGCCCGAGGCGATCCGCCTGGCCGAGGCCCGCACCCGCGCGCTGAACGAGGCATGGGAAAACTTCCGCAACATGCACCCGAAGGGCTGCGCCGGCCCCAGCCTGTCGGCCTAGGGACAAGGCATTGGCCGGGGTGCGCGCATGGCCTGCGCGCACCCCGGCCCAGTCGCCTCAGGCATGCGCAGCGCGCAGCGCCTTGCGACGCGCCACGCGCTCGCGGATCGCCTCGATATCGGTGACCGGGGTCGCGGCAAAGAGTTCGCGCGTATAGGGGTGCCTGGGATCTGCGAAGACCTCGTCGCGGCTGCCCTGCTCGACCGCCTCGCCCTTGTGCATCACCAGCACGTCGTCGGCGATGTAGCGCACCACCGACAGGTCGTGGCTGATGAACACATAGGCCAGGTTGAACTCCTCCTGCAAGTCGGCCAGCAGGTTCAGCACCTGCGCCTGCACCGACAGGTCCAGCGCCGAGACCGGCTCGTCCAGCACCAGCAGCGTCGGGTTCAGCATCAAGGCGCGGGCAATGGCGATGCGCTGGCGCTGCCCGCCCGAGAACATGTGCGGATAGCGGTTGAACACTTCGGGCGGCAGGCCGACCTTGGCCAGCATCTCCTCGGCGCGGCGGCGGCGCTCGGCGGCGGGGGTATCGGTGTTCAGAAGCAGGGGCTCCATCAGCACGTCGCCGATCTTCTGGCGCGGGTTCAGGCTGCCATAGGGGTTCTGGAACACCATCTGCACCTTAGAGCGCATCTCGCGCGTCAGCCGCGCCTTGCCGATGTCCACGGGCTTGCCGTCGATCATGAGCTCGCCGCCCGAGGCCGGATCGATCAGCGCGATGATCCGCGCCAGCGTCGACTTGCCCGAGCCGGATTCGCCGACGATGGCCAGCGTCTTGCCGCGATCGACCGAAAAGCTGATGCCCTTGACCGCGCGCACCGTCTTGGCGGCGCGGGTCAACGATCCGGGAACGTGATAGTCGCGGATCAGGTTGCGGCCTTCGACGACACTCATTGCGGGGCCTCCTCAAGGAAGCTGCCGACGGTGGGCAGCCGGTCGCCCGTCGCATTCTCGGGCAGGGCCGAGAGCAGCGCGCGGGTATAGGGATGCGAAGGCGCCTCGAACAGCGTCAGCACCTCGGCCTCTTCCATCTTCTTGCCCTTGTATTGCACCTGGACGCGGTCGGCTGTCTCGGCCACCACGCCCATGTCGTGGGTGATCAGGATCAGCGCCATGCCCGTCTGTTCCTGCAACTGCATCAGCAGATCCAGGATCTGCTTCTGGATGGTCACGTCCAGCGCCGTCGTCGGCTCGTCCGCGATCAAGAGGCGCGGCCCGGTGGCGATGGCCATGGCGATCATCACCCGCTGGCACTGGCCGCCCGACATCTGGTGCGGATAGCTGCGCAGCTTTTCCTCGGGCTCGGGGATGCCGACCTGGCGGAACAGTTCCAGTGCCCTGGCCCGCGCCGCGCGTTTCGACAACCCCGCGTTGAAGCGCAGCACTTCCTCGATCTGGTAGCCGGTGGTGAAGCTGGGGTTCAGCGAGGCGATGGGTTCCTGGAAGATCATGGTGATCTCGCGCCCGATGATGCGGCGGCGCTGGCGCGGGGTCATGCGCAGCAGGTCTTGCCCGTCGAAGCTCATCTCGTCGGCGGTGACGGTGGCGGTATCGGGCAAAAGCCCCATCGCCGCCAGCATCGACACCGACTTGCCCGAGCCCGATTCCCCGACGATGGCCAGCACCTCGCCCTTGTCCACGGTCACGTCGATGCCGTCCACGGCGGTGAAGCTGCCGGTCGAGGTAGCAAAGCGCACGGTCAGGTTGCGGATTGTCAGCAAGGCCATGGCTCAGCTCCGCTTCAGTTTCGGGTCGAGCGCGTCGCGCAGCCCGTCGCCCATCAGGTTGATCGCCAGCACCGAGACCAGGATGGCGAGGCCGGGGAAGGTGACCACCCACCAGGCGCGCAGGATGAACTCGCGCGCCTCGGCCAGCATGGTGCCCCATTCCGAGGCCGGCGGCTGCGCCCCCATGCCGAGGAAGCCGAGCGCGGCGGAGTCGAGCACCGCCGAGGAGAAGCTCAGCGTTGCCTGCACGATCAGGGGCGCCAGGCAATTGGGCAGGATGGTCTTGAACATCAGCCGCAGGTTGCCCGCGCCCGCCACCTTGGCGGCGGTGACATATTCGCGTGCCTTTTCCCCCATCACCGCGGCGCGGGTCAGGCGGGCGAAATGCGGCTGGTAGACGATGGCGATGGCGATCATCGCATTGGTCAGCCCCGGCCCCAGCACCGCGACCAGCACCAGCGCCAGCAGCAGCGAGGGAAAGGCCAGCACCACGTCCATGACCCGCATGATGACGGTGTCCACCCAGCCGCCGAAAAAGCCGGCGACCAGCCCGATGATGATGCCGCCGGTGAGCGCGATGGCGACGACGACAATGCCGATGAACAGCGAATATTGCGCGCCGTGGATCAGCCGCGACAGCATGTCCCGGCCCACCGCATCGGTGCCCAAGAGGAAGCCCGCGCGCCCGCCATCCTGCCAGATCGGAGGCACCAAGAGCGCGTCGCGATATTGCTGCGTCGGGTCATGCGGCGCGATCAGCGGTGCGAAGATCGCCGTCAGCACCAGCAGGATAAAGACCACGAGCCCGATCACCGCGCCGCGGTTCTGGCTGAAATAGAACCAGAACTCGCGCAGCATCCGGCGGCGGATGGCCGCGTCCGAAATCTTGACGGTGGTATCGGTCATTTGTGCCGGATCCTCGGGTTGATGAGACCATAGGTCAGGTCAACGATCAGGTTCACGATCATCACGATGGCGGCGATCAGGAGCAGGCCCGACTGCACCACCGGATAGTCGCGGCGGCTGATGGAATCGATCATCCACTTGCCGATGCCCGGCCAGGAAAAGATCGTCTCGGTCAGAATGGCGCCGGCCATCAGCACGCCGACCTGCAAGCCGATGGTGGTGATGACCGGGATCATGGCATTGCGCAGCGCATGGACGCCGATCACCCGGCGCGACGACAGGCCCTTGGCGCGGGCGGTGCGCACGTAATCCTCGCCCATCACCTCCAGCATGGCGGATCGGGTCTGGCGCGCGATCACCGCCAGCGGGATGGTCGCCAGCACGATCGAGGGCAGGATCAGGTGGCTCAGCGCCGAGGCGAAGGCGCCCTTCTGCCCCGAGAGCAGGCTGTCGACCAGCATGAAGCCCGTCACCTGCGGAAAGAAATACATCAGCGAGATGCGGCCCGAGACCGGAGTCCAGCCCAGCACGCCCGAAAACAGGATGATGAGCAAAAGCCCCCACCAGAAGATCGGCATCGAAAACCCGACCAGCGCCGCGGTCATCGATATCTGGTCGAACCAGCTGCCGCGCTTGATCGCCGCGATCACGCCCACCGGCACGCCGATCACCGTGGCGATGATGATGGCCACCAGCGCCAGCTCGACCGTGGCCGGAAACAGCGCCAGGAACTCGGTCAGCACCGGCTTTTTCGTCACCAGCGAATTGCCCAGGTCGCCCTGGAGCAGGTTGCCGAGATAATGCAGATATTGCTGCCAGACCGGCTTGTCATAGCCAAGCTGCGCCGCGATCTGGGCGTAACGCTCGGGCGAGACGCCGCGCTCGCCGGCCATCAACAGCACCGGGTCGCCGGGCAGCAGCCGGATGAAGCCAAAGGCCACCAGCGTGATCCCGATCATCGTCGGAACCAGGTAAAGCAGTTTCTTGAGGATGAATCTGAGCATCGAACCCTAACCTAAGGGCCGTGCAAGGAGGTTTCCCTGCACGGCCGCGAGAGTTTCAATCCGGGCGCGACCTTATTCGGTCAGGTCCACGGTGTCGAAGGCATAGTCGCCCAGCGGCGATTGCACGAAGCCGGTCACGTTCTTGGCCATCGGCACATATTGCGTCGAATGTGCCAGCGTGGCCCAGGGCGCCTCGCGCTTGAAGATGACCTGCGCCTCTTCGTAAAGCTTGACCCGCTCGTCATGGTCCGAGGTCGCCTTGGCCTTGGCCAGCAGGTCCGAGAACTCCTGGTTGCACCAGAAGGCGCGGTTCGCGCCGCCCGGATTGGCCGCGGCGCAGCTGAGCAGCACCGACAGGAAGTTGTCGGGGTCGCCGTTGTCGCCGGTCCAGCCCAGGATGACGGCGCCCTTGCGGCCTTCCTCCATCGACTTCTTCAGGTACTCGCCCCATTCGTAGCTCACGATCTCGACCTTGACGCCGACCTTGGCGAAATCGCTCTGGATCAGCTCGGCGGTGCGGCGGGCATTGGGCATGTAGGGGCGCTGCACCGGCATGGCCCAGACTTCCATGGTCAGATCCTTGACGCCGGCTTCCTCCAGCATCGCCTTGGCGGCCTCGGGGTCGTATTTGTCGTCCTCGATGGCGTCGTTATAGGACCACATGGTCGGCGGGATCGGGTTCTTGGCGACCTCGGCATTGCCTTGATAGACGGCGTCGATCAGGGCCTGCTTGTCCATCGCCATGTTCAGCGCCTTGCGGACCTGCGGGTTGTCGAAGGGCGCGACGGTGGTGTTATAGGCCAGATAGCCCACGTTCAGGCCGGGCTGCTCGTCCAGCTTGAGGTTCGGGTCGGCGCGGATCTCGTCCAGGTCGGCGGGCGCCGGATAGGGCATCAGGTGGCATTCGCCGGCCTTGAGCTTTTGCAGCCGCACCGAGGCGTCGGGGGTGATGGCAAAGACCAGGTCGTCGATCTTGGGTGCCTCGCCCCAGTAATCGGCGTTCTTCTGGTAACGGATCACCGCGTCCTTCTGATAGGCGACGAAGCGGAAGGGGCCGGTGCCGATCGGGGCGTTGTTCAGGTCTTCGCGGGTGCCGGCGGCGTCCAGCGCGTCGGCATATTCCTTGGAGACGATCGAGACGAAGGGCATCGCCACATTGGCCAGGAACGGCGCCTCGGGCTGGTTCAGGGTGAATTTCACCGTGTGGTCATCGACCTTCTCGATGGACTTGATCAGCTTGTCCATCTCCATCGAGGAATAATACTCGTAGGTGATGCCGGGGATGTATTCGTGCCAGGGATGGTCGGCGCTGGCCTGGCGCTCGAAGGTGAAGATCACGTCGTCGGCGTTGAAATCGCGCGAGGGCGTGAACTTGTCGTTGGAATGGAACTTCACCCCCTGGCGCAGGTGGAAGGTGTATTCCAGCCCGTCCTCGGACACGTCCCAGCTTTCGGCCAGGGCCGGCTCGATCTCGGTGGTGCCCGGCTTGAACTGCACGAGGCGGTTGTAGATCGCATGGCCCGAGGCATCGAAGGTGGTGCCCGAGGTATAGGGCGCGGCGTCGAAACCCTCCGGCGAGCCCTCCGAGCAATAGACGAAGGTCTTGGCATGCAGCGGCGCCGCAGCCATCAGGGCAAAAGCCGATGCCGCAAGCATCCGGGTGGAGAAGAGTGACATAATGCCTCCCATGTCTAGAGATATTCCCTGATCCTGATGCAAACGAATCTGCCTGACAGGTCAAGTGCTTTGCCGGGCATGATCGTCGTTTTGCCGCGATGACGCTGCGAAACGCCGAAAGCATCGGGCAAATCTTGGCGTTCAGCCGGCCAGGCACCGGGCAGGAGGGGCCGGCCCCGGACGTGAAAACAGACAGAACCGGACTGTTCAGGCATTGCCGCCCCGCCGTATCGGGACGGGGACGGGATGATTCTCGGCGCACCATTCGCGGATCGGCAAGACACGAGGGGCAGGTCCGCGCCGGCGCCGGGACATCACCCGTCGTCGCTGCGTTTCAAGAAAAGCGCCGCGAAAAGATAGATCCCTGCCGCACCGAACAGGAAGGCCCAGAAGAACGCGCCACTGGTTGCCTCGAACCCCGCCCAAAGCAGGGGCAGCAGGACGCAGAGGACACGGACCCAGAGCGGGCGGAAGAACGGGTGTTCGGGATCGACCAGCATTCCGCCAACCTAGCCGGGCCGGGCAGGATGCGCCATATCCTTCGGCGCCTCGGAGCCGGTGGATTGACATTGTGCCGGGTGGCGCCTCTCGGGATCCAGCCCCATGGCGCCTGCCCTTCTTTCTTGCCCAAATATCCCGGGGGGACGTTTCCTGCGCCCCGTCGAGGGGCGCAGGAAACGCGGGGGGCAGCGCCCCCGAAGGCCAGCGGCGCAGCAGATCCATCCGGCAGCCGGCCGCACGGTCGGGACATGGATGGTGGCGGCCTTGGCCATCTCCTCGATTTCGGGCGCTTCGTCCTGCATTCCGGCGAGGGGATGCGTGACCAAACCCGTGTGGCCTTGCATCAGCCCGCCGGGTTCACCCCATGCCCAGCGGATCCTGGCGCCAGCGGGCGCGCTTGCGGTCCTCGCCCAGGCTCCACAGCGCAATGGCGCCCCAGGACAGGCAATAGGCCAGCCCGATGCCCAGCACCAGCCAGCCCGGAATCGGGCCGATGGCGGCGCGCTCCAGCAATTCGGCCGCCGATTGCAGCGGGGTCGGATGCACCCCCAGCTTGCCCAGATAGGCCACGGTCTGGATCAACAGGATCCAGAAATAGTTGCGCCGGATGCGCCGGCCGATGGCGGTGCGCAGGCTGACGTGATAGGCGGGGCGGCGATAATCCTCGGCCAGCCGGTCCTGCCAGCCTGTGTCCAGCCGCAGGTCGCCGTCGCGCAGCATCGGCGCCATGAAGTTCAGCTCCATCCAGCGGCAGCGCGCGCGCCAGACGTTGAAATAGCGATAGCGCCGGGCCTCGAGCATCAGGAAGAAGATGATGAGGATGCCGACCAGCACCAGCGGCAGGGGCGATGCCTGGGGCGAGGAAAAGGTGATCGACAGCGCCACCCCCAGCGTCACCACCGACCAGTTCGTCGTGGTGTCGAGCCGCGTGCGCCAGATGGTCGAGCGATAGATTTCGGCCCGGTAAAGATGCGCAAGCGCGCCGATTTCCGCCGTGTCCAGCGGCTTGCGGCCGTTCTGCTGTCCGTCCATGCGCGTTCTCCCTGCCTTGCAGCTTGGCAGGGGCGGATCGCACGGGCAAGCCCCTTGGCCGCGCCGAAAGCGGAACGGGATCGCGGCGGCTTCAGCCCAGCCGCTCGATCAGCGCCATGGCGGCTTGCGGATTATGCGCCTTGTGGCCGCCGATGACGTAAAGATAGACGTCGCGCGGCCCCGAGACCGGGTTCGGCCCGACATGCTCCAGCCCCTCGGGCAGTCCGCCCGCCGCCCAGATCCGCACCCTTTCCGCCCAAAGATCCAGCGCCGCCGGCGCATAGCCCAGGGCCTTCTCGGCGCTGGTGCCCATGATGCGCACATAGACGAAGGGCGCGGTCGGATCGGCGATCTGCGGATATTTGCCATCCGCCGCGACCACCGCCGCCACGCCATGCTCGCGCAGCATCTCGGTGAAGACGGGCGTGCGGAAGCTCTGGTGGCGCACCTCGACCACGTGGCGCAGCGCCCTGCCCCCGGCCGCGGCCGCGGCCGGCAACAGCTTCAGGAAGGCCCGGAAATCGTCGGGCTCGAATGTCTTCGTCGCCATGAACTGCCAGTTGATCGGTCCCAGCTTGTCGCCCAAGAGCATGACCCCGCCCGACAGGAACCGCGCGATGGTTTCGCCCGCCTCGGCCAGCACCTTGCGATTGGTGGCATAGCGCGGCGCCTTCAGCGAAAAGACGAAATCCTCGGGCGTCTCGTCATGCCATTTGCGAAAGCTCTCGGGCTTTTGCGCGCCGTAATAGGTGCCGTTGATCTCGATCGAGGTCAGCCGGCGGCTGGCATGTTCCAGCTCGCGCCGCTGCGCCAGCCCCGCGGGATAGAAGCTGCCGCGCCAGGGCTCGTAGGTCCAGCCGCCGATGCCGATGCGGATGCGTCCCGCCGCCACCCTGCCCTTGTCCATCCGATACCCTCCTGCGCTGGCGATTCGGCCGATCATAGCGCAGGGCGCGGGCCGCGCCCTAACCCGGCCGCTTGCGCGTCAGCGAGAACTTGTGGGGCGAGATGCCGTATTGCCCCCGGAACACCTTGGAGAAATACGAGGACGAGCCGAAACCGCAGGCCACCGCCACCTGCATGACGCTGAGATTGGTCTCGGTCAGCAGCGAGCGGGCATGTTGCAGCCGCACCTTGTTGAGATATTGCAGCGGCGTCGTGTCCAGGTAGCGCTGGAACAATCGCTCCAGCTGGCGGCGCGAGATGCCCAGGTGGCTGGCGCATTCGCCCAGGTCGATCTCGTCCTCGACATGGGCCTCGATATAGGCCACGGCGCGGATCAGGTGGTCGTTTCGCGTGCCCAGGCGGACGGAAAGCGAGCTCAGCTGTTCGTCCTCGCCGCGGCGGATCTGGCCCAGCAGGCACATGTTCATCACCGCCTGGCCCAGTTCGGCGCCGTAGTAATCCTCGATCAGCTTCAGTGCCAGCTCGGCCGAAGCGACGCCGCCGGCGCAGGTGACGATGCGGTCGTCGATGCAGAAGATGCGCCGCTCGGGCGCCAGGTCCGGATATTTCTCGGTGAAGTTCGGAATGTTTTCCCAATGCAGGGTAAAGCGGCGGCCGTTGAGGATGCCGGCGCGGGCCAGCGCATAGGCGCCGGTGCAAAGCCCGCCCACCGTGCCGCCGTGGCGCCATTGCTTGCGCAGCCAGTCGGTCAGTTCGGCGCTGCATCCCGCATCCGGCTCGACCCCGCCGCAGACCAGCACGTAATCCGAGGCCAGGGCCTCGGACAGCGGCGCGTCGGGCAGAAGCGGCACCCCGTTCGAGCAGGCGATCGGCGCGCCCGTCTCGCTGTGGATGCGCCATTTGAACAGCACCTGCTCGGTCAGCTGGTTGGCCACCCGCAAGGGCTCGATCGCCGAGGTGAAGGCCAGCATGGTAAAGCGCGGCATCAGCACGAAGGACACGGTGATCGGCGCCCGGGCCGGCGTCGAAAGCTTCACATGGGCAATGCCCCGCGCGATATAGCGTTCCCTGTCGTCAGCAGCAGATTGCGGCACCATGGTTTCCCGAATGCTGCGCCCGGCCGGAGGACCGGGCGTCCGTTCCGCATTGCCACAAGCCACGGCGCGCTGCCAAGCCCCTTGGCAAGCGGCCGGGCCATCGGCGTCCGGACCCCGCCTCAGGCAACCAGCAATTCGTCGGCCGGGCCGAAGAACTCGTAATGGATGCGGTCCGAGGGCACGCCGGCCAGCGACAGGGCGGCCACCGCCGCCCGCAGGAAGGGGCGCGGGCCGCAGATATAGTAATCCGCATCGCCCGAAGGGGTGTTGGCCAGCAGCCATTCCTCGGTGATCAGCCCGGCATGGTCGTAGTCGCGGCCGGCGACCTCATCCGCCAGCGGCGTCTGGTGGAAATCGGTGACGGTGATCTGCCCCCGTCCCTTGGCCAGCGCGCGGACATGGGCGCGCATCGCATGGGTCTCGCGGTCATGGGTGCCGTGGATGTAATGCACCGGCACCGGCGCGTCCGATTGCACCAGCGCCTCCAGCATGGCGACCATCGGCGTCAGGCCCACACCGCCCGACAGCAGCACCACCGGCCGCTTGGGCCGTTCGGGCAGGAAGAACTCGCCCGCGGGCGCGGCCACCTTCAGCACCGTGCCCGG
Encoded here:
- a CDS encoding GlxA family transcriptional regulator, translated to MVPQSAADDRERYIARGIAHVKLSTPARAPITVSFVLMPRFTMLAFTSAIEPLRVANQLTEQVLFKWRIHSETGAPIACSNGVPLLPDAPLSEALASDYVLVCGGVEPDAGCSAELTDWLRKQWRHGGTVGGLCTGAYALARAGILNGRRFTLHWENIPNFTEKYPDLAPERRIFCIDDRIVTCAGGVASAELALKLIEDYYGAELGQAVMNMCLLGQIRRGEDEQLSSLSVRLGTRNDHLIRAVAYIEAHVEDEIDLGECASHLGISRRQLERLFQRYLDTTPLQYLNKVRLQHARSLLTETNLSVMQVAVACGFGSSSYFSKVFRGQYGISPHKFSLTRKRPG
- a CDS encoding ABC transporter substrate-binding protein, with product MSLFSTRMLAASAFALMAAAPLHAKTFVYCSEGSPEGFDAAPYTSGTTFDASGHAIYNRLVQFKPGTTEIEPALAESWDVSEDGLEYTFHLRQGVKFHSNDKFTPSRDFNADDVIFTFERQASADHPWHEYIPGITYEYYSSMEMDKLIKSIEKVDDHTVKFTLNQPEAPFLANVAMPFVSIVSKEYADALDAAGTREDLNNAPIGTGPFRFVAYQKDAVIRYQKNADYWGEAPKIDDLVFAITPDASVRLQKLKAGECHLMPYPAPADLDEIRADPNLKLDEQPGLNVGYLAYNTTVAPFDNPQVRKALNMAMDKQALIDAVYQGNAEVAKNPIPPTMWSYNDAIEDDKYDPEAAKAMLEEAGVKDLTMEVWAMPVQRPYMPNARRTAELIQSDFAKVGVKVEIVSYEWGEYLKKSMEEGRKGAVILGWTGDNGDPDNFLSVLLSCAAANPGGANRAFWCNQEFSDLLAKAKATSDHDERVKLYEEAQVIFKREAPWATLAHSTQYVPMAKNVTGFVQSPLGDYAFDTVDLTE
- a CDS encoding DUF72 domain-containing protein, which gives rise to MDKGRVAAGRIRIGIGGWTYEPWRGSFYPAGLAQRRELEHASRRLTSIEINGTYYGAQKPESFRKWHDETPEDFVFSLKAPRYATNRKVLAEAGETIARFLSGGVMLLGDKLGPINWQFMATKTFEPDDFRAFLKLLPAAAAAGGRALRHVVEVRHQSFRTPVFTEMLREHGVAAVVAADGKYPQIADPTAPFVYVRIMGTSAEKALGYAPAALDLWAERVRIWAAGGLPEGLEHVGPNPVSGPRDVYLYVIGGHKAHNPQAAMALIERLG
- a CDS encoding ABC transporter permease subunit; the encoded protein is MTDTTVKISDAAIRRRMLREFWFYFSQNRGAVIGLVVFILLVLTAIFAPLIAPHDPTQQYRDALLVPPIWQDGGRAGFLLGTDAVGRDMLSRLIHGAQYSLFIGIVVVAIALTGGIIIGLVAGFFGGWVDTVIMRVMDVVLAFPSLLLALVLVAVLGPGLTNAMIAIAIVYQPHFARLTRAAVMGEKAREYVTAAKVAGAGNLRLMFKTILPNCLAPLIVQATLSFSSAVLDSAALGFLGMGAQPPASEWGTMLAEAREFILRAWWVVTFPGLAILVSVLAINLMGDGLRDALDPKLKRS
- a CDS encoding DUF2270 domain-containing protein; translated protein: MDGQQNGRKPLDTAEIGALAHLYRAEIYRSTIWRTRLDTTTNWSVVTLGVALSITFSSPQASPLPLVLVGILIIFFLMLEARRYRYFNVWRARCRWMELNFMAPMLRDGDLRLDTGWQDRLAEDYRRPAYHVSLRTAIGRRIRRNYFWILLIQTVAYLGKLGVHPTPLQSAAELLERAAIGPIPGWLVLGIGLAYCLSWGAIALWSLGEDRKRARWRQDPLGMG
- a CDS encoding ABC transporter ATP-binding protein, with the translated sequence MALLTIRNLTVRFATSTGSFTAVDGIDVTVDKGEVLAIVGESGSGKSVSMLAAMGLLPDTATVTADEMSFDGQDLLRMTPRQRRRIIGREITMIFQEPIASLNPSFTTGYQIEEVLRFNAGLSKRAARARALELFRQVGIPEPEEKLRSYPHQMSGGQCQRVMIAMAIATGPRLLIADEPTTALDVTIQKQILDLLMQLQEQTGMALILITHDMGVVAETADRVQVQYKGKKMEEAEVLTLFEAPSHPYTRALLSALPENATGDRLPTVGSFLEEAPQ
- a CDS encoding ABC transporter permease subunit gives rise to the protein MLRFILKKLLYLVPTMIGITLVAFGFIRLLPGDPVLLMAGERGVSPERYAQIAAQLGYDKPVWQQYLHYLGNLLQGDLGNSLVTKKPVLTEFLALFPATVELALVAIIIATVIGVPVGVIAAIKRGSWFDQISMTAALVGFSMPIFWWGLLLIILFSGVLGWTPVSGRISLMYFFPQVTGFMLVDSLLSGQKGAFASALSHLILPSIVLATIPLAVIARQTRSAMLEVMGEDYVRTARAKGLSSRRVIGVHALRNAMIPVITTIGLQVGVLMAGAILTETIFSWPGIGKWMIDSISRRDYPVVQSGLLLIAAIVMIVNLIVDLTYGLINPRIRHK
- a CDS encoding ATP-binding cassette domain-containing protein, translated to MSVVEGRNLIRDYHVPGSLTRAAKTVRAVKGISFSVDRGKTLAIVGESGSGKSTLARIIALIDPASGGELMIDGKPVDIGKARLTREMRSKVQMVFQNPYGSLNPRQKIGDVLMEPLLLNTDTPAAERRRRAEEMLAKVGLPPEVFNRYPHMFSGGQRQRIAIARALMLNPTLLVLDEPVSALDLSVQAQVLNLLADLQEEFNLAYVFISHDLSVVRYIADDVLVMHKGEAVEQGSRDEVFADPRHPYTRELFAATPVTDIEAIRERVARRKALRAAHA